The stretch of DNA TAGCTGCCCAATTCGATATTCCGATACATTCTGGATTCAGTAATAGAACTATTAGTTTGCCTTGCCGAGCTTCTCATGGGGGCATCGTCGGAGCAATTCAGGCCGAGGTTTTGAGTGAAGTGGAATTGAAGAGCGGCACGTCAATGTTCCAAACTACTGGATTTCGAGGAATTAATTTGCTAAAAATTCATGGGGCGCTTGACGTTTTTACGTACAACGATGGGAACGACCTTTTAAAGATTTTACCGAATGAAGCAAGTGCAAAATCAGTACTTGAGTCGTTACGGGCAGTGAATGAAGATTTGTTTTTCCCGGAATCCAGCTCTCCAAACGGGCGCGTTAATGTGCAGAACGAAATCGCTTACGCCGATGCATTAGGCGAGATGCAATTCTTGCGCCGTACCATATTGGCCGGAGCCTATAAGTTCGACAAGCGCCACGGGCAGGTACTTCCTAATGTGCTAGGCCCAGTTTAAAGTTAATCTGAATTTTGTGACGACGTTAGTTTGCATTGGATATGGCTTTGGAGATTTGCATATAAATTCCATAATCCGAGAATGGCTTGAACTGAGTGCAGCTCGTCGCTTAGAAATCGTGAACCCTGGCATTGATTCTATTCCCCCGTCTTTACTTCATCTGGCTCTTCAAGTAGAAATTATTCCAGAGGGCACTACGGATTATTTTGACTCTGTAGCCGGAATAACGAGGAACCGAAGAGAAAAGTTGGAGAAACGGCTCCATGTTTGTGCAAGGCGGCTTGGGCACAAGCGCTTCTGGGACGGGTTGAAGGCATTCAATGAAGAAAACTTCTCAGACGAAGTTCGTAAAATGGCGGAAGAGATGAAAATTACTTCGTTAAGGTCTGACGCGTCCGGTTCATCGGTCTTTAAGACTTCGTTCGGCGACCTCGATGATTTGGAAGAAGACAGACTTGAACGTTTAGCATTACATCTTGAAGCGTTGCCGCAATGAGGCCTAGGTTAGGTGATTGGCAGACTCCATAGTCGCAGTGTGTTGTCTTGGTCCAGCGGTCTGCCATTTCTATTTCGGGTGCTAGTACGCCCAAACAATCACTTTACGTTAAAAGTTAGCCCTTCACCTCCCGATGTAGTTGTCGTTGAAAACTATTGAGGGAGAACCCAGCCGTACTTGAGTTTTTTAAATAGTGTTGTTATTTCGCTAGCTTTATGAGCATCTTTGAACGGAACTTTTGTTATCATTCGAATGACTGACTGCCGTGCAAGTTTTTGGAGTAGAGTGAGGTCCCCAGAGCTGATGTCACTCTTCCCAGCATGTGCGATACCCGACCGAATACCGTAGAGACGTCTGACATCTTTCTCTATGGCCATTTTCTCATCAACACCTTGACCAAGTAGTAGCGCTACACTCTCTGAGATTTGAGCAGCGATTCCTTTTGTGAGAAAATCACTTTGCTCATTAAAGAGAATTTCCAGTGCTATTGCCGCTTTTATGAATGCGCTGGACTGCACATTCTCGGCGTATGATTCGCCAATCCAATCTATGGCAAGCAAAACTCGTTTCCCCATTTCTGACGGAGACGCGCTACCGAGCATACTCCAAATCGTGTCAAACCCATTTTGATGTTTGATGAGATAGTCGTTGTCAATGGGAAGGGGCTGTGTAGCTCCTTTGCGCTGTGTGGACGCGGCACTCCATTCATCCGTGAAGACGAAGGCAGAATTTCTGCTTAACCCGCTATAGTTTAGAATGCCTACGTCAAGCGAGGTCTTGGGTTGTGCAGTAATAAATCTAATGATACGTTCGAACTGCTCAAACAACCCATCCGCAATTTCCAATGCTTTTGAGTCTTCTCGCGCGCTTACTTTGACTCTGATGAGATATGCGGTTGGATGGTCTAGCAATGACGCGGTAAGTCTTCCTTGGACTTCCAAATCAAGTTCAGGGGCATGTTTTTCGGTACTGTAAATTGTGAACGGGCCTAGCGTAACTGGCGCCCCCCCTTGGTCATCGTAATGCCGGAGATTGGCCTAAAGACATCGTGGACACTAACTGGTAAGGACAAAATTTCTTGTAAAAATGCTGTAACTTCCGCAGTTTGAACCTCTGTTTTACTCAAGACGTAGTCTGCTATGAACGGAGCAACTCTTTGCTCAAACGACTCCAATGTTAACGTTGGTGCAATCGTCTTTTCTTCTTCGTATAGAGCGGTAAGTGCATCTACGTATTGTATTGCGGTGTCATACGGTATCGATATACCGCACCCAAAACCCCGGTAGGTTCCATCGTGTTCTAACGTGCCACCCGGAATCGCGCTGGAAATCAGATTTTTGACGATTTGAACTCGAGATGGTTTTTGGCTCACAACTATCCTCTTAAATGAAAGCAATCTTGATTGCTATGCTACAGTAACTCTGAGGGGATGTGGATGGTCGATGTCGCTTTCGATGTGCTCTGCGAAGACCGGCGCATGGGCGGGAGCGGTAAAAAAATTGCATCTTTCTCATCTGGTGAAAGGCCGACCTTCGCATGTACCAACACTTTTCTTCGTAAGGGCGTCGTGTGACCTATAAATTCTTACCTCCCACCCCTTTGCTCCCGTATTCGCACAGCGAATTTCGTACCAGATTTTATGTAATTAATCGAACGTCGGTTAGCGCTCGAATATATTGGATTGACGAAAATTTTAATAAACAATTTTTGTCGGAAGTGAAAAGCGATTGCGGGTACCATTGCTATGTGTTTATAACCCATCCATTGTTTGTGGAACATATAGGTAAGGAAAGTCTGAATTTTCAGTTTTACGCTGAGCACGTAGACCTATTTGAGTTGACTGAGGGTGGTCCGCTGATTTGGAGGCACGGGAATGATTGTTGGTCCGGAAGTCAGGGATTCGGCGTGATTGACGTCTCAGCTTCGTTGGGATTACCGTTAGCATTGCCGGTTAGCTCGGAGTTCGCATCGAATTCTGAAGCGTTGAACCTCATTAACTGCTCTTCAGCTTGGGCCGCAGGCCATTTTGGAAAGGGCGTTACCGTCGCAATTTTGGATGCTGGAATTGCCCCCCATCCTCTGATTTCTGGGAAGGTGATAGGCAGTTTTGATGCCATCGTTGGCGATGGTACCTTTAGCTACGACCCGGGCTATCACCCCGACCACGCTCTTGGCGTTGCTTCCATAGTCTCTGGTTGTCACTCTGTCGCAAGTGCAGAACGCTTGATTGCGGGCGTTGCGCCGGAAGCCAAACTATTAAACATTCGCTGCACAGGAAATGCGAGGTATAGTGATTCAGAAGTGATGCGGCGCGGGATTTTGTGGGCTGTTTCTGCCGGTGCGAAAGTCATCATCATACCGGTAAATGGACCCGACAATTTTGTTGCCCCTCTTGTTATGGACGCGCTTAGTCATGCAAAGAACAACGGCGTTGTTTCGATAATTATTGGGGGGAATTTTCATACCTGGGGAGGGACTGCTTATGCTTTAGCTGCGAAGCATCGGCTCGGACTTGCCGTAGGAAATTACGACGTAAAAGGGGGATGCCCGTTCCCTGAGTCCAATGTACCTGGTGAAATACTTTTCCCTTGGGTAATGGCGAATTCGTCAGGGGTATTTCCCACATATAAGATGACAGCCGAGCAATTCGATAATGGGGGAAGCTCTTTCGCAGGTCCTTACGTGGCGGGTCTTGCTGCGCTCATTTTTGAGAAACACCCGACGGCATCTCCTGATGAAGTTGTCGATAGAATTACCTCTGGTGCGCGGCTGCTGTAAGTCAGCAGGTATTGAGGCCTTTCACTCAAATAGGTCGACTTGCCGTTGGGGAGACCTCGGGTTTGTGGTGTCATCTGCCTCCACAGCCTTCGCAGTCTTTGGCGCTGGTCGAGCATGCATAAGTTCAGCCGGATATAGCTGGACGAGTGCACGCGCGAATTCCGGATTCGTCGAGCTAAGCCAATCGTCATAGTCCTCAGGCCTCAGGATGGCGACGCCGCGCTTCTCTTCGTCGGCATGAAAGCGTTTGAGTAGCGGATGCTCATTCGCGTTCAGTGTGAAGTGAGTGAACGAGTTTTTGATGGTGCCGTCTTTCTCTTCCCACGTGCGCCACATGCCAGGTAATCCGAATGGTTCTCCGTTCTCCATCTCAATCGCCCATCGCTCATGCTCGCCAGTCTCCCAGTTCGGTTCAAAGACTGCAAGCGCAGGCACGATGCAAAGCTGCTGTTGAAGCCAGAACCGTTTGTAGTTCACCTTGCCGGTGACCTCTTCGAACCGTGCATTCATTGTGTCCATGCGAATCCGGGGTGGCTCAGGTGGCTCTTTGCCTTGAGCCTTTGCTTTCTCAACAGCCCTTGCGTATTTCGCTTGTTCTTCTTCGGTGAGCTTTTTGTACGGCCGATGAGCCTGAGGCACGAAAGCGTAAGTGCCGAGCAGGCCTTTACGTTCGCCTTTCTCGTCGTGGATGATGAACGGCGCCTGGTAGTCGCGATAGATTTCCTCGCGCCAGTCGTCGTTCACTTCGATTGGCGTGCGAAACCAATCGAAGGCCATCTGGCGGCTAACGGTGATGTAGTTGACGCACATGGGCTTTGCTCCGAGTTATTGCAAAGATTGCTCGCCAGTGCTGAATATTGGGTTAATATTTAACCAATACGATGACAGCCTGCGGAGGAAAAATGCCATTTAATACGGTTTATGGAAAATTAAGTTCTAATATTCAAATATCTAGAGTTAAATTTTGCCCTTACAGTGAAAGAGAAGATTTTCTGGAGGCAGTGGTCTTGGCGCTTAAGCAGAAGTCTCCGCTAGTGTACATCGGAACCATGGATATTACAGACATAGACATTGAGGCCGCATCGCACATCGCTTGGTTGCGTGCTCATACGTACACCCTCTCGCCGGATAAGTATTCAGTTGAAAATCATCGTATTGGTGCCATTGGGGAGTGGTCTTTGCTCAGGCCTATCAAATGCCAGGATGCGGTTAAGACAGTTAGTTTAGTTTCGTTCAGCGGAGTTCCGGAGCCTGATTTTTCGTTCGTTTTTTTTGACTCCGCAACTCAGAAATCTGAAGTTTTCCACTTCGATATTAAGAGTACAGCGTCGAAAAAGAATAAGTGCTTTTACTACAATGCGGCTAAGCATGATGAAAAGGGGGCTCCTCACATTCTGGGCATGGTATTGGACTTGAACATCAAGATTGCTGATGTCTTCGTAGTCCATGCCTCTGAATTATTTACAGAAAAATCCCTCGCTGTTCTTCGTGCCGAAAATGAGTACAAGGCGGGTGACCCCTTTGGTAGTTTGCACGCCAACTTAATTTAGCGAGGTTGTCCGCCGTCAATGGTTGGCTTTAGGGAACGCGAATGGCACAGGAAACGAGCTAGTGGAAGTTACGCGACCGTGTCTCAAGTTCACCGAGCAGATGCGAACAGTCAACGAGGCGCTTCGCTATCAGGTTGCGAACGCCTTGTTTGGACTGCCAGATACCATACACTCCAAGCAATTGTGAGGTCATCAACTCGCGGCGCTGTTGGTCTACAAGACTTGGCCACACGATGATATTGATGGTGCCGAACTCGTCTTCAAGCGTCAAAAAAATCACGCCGTTTGCCGTCTCGGGACGCTGTCGCACAGTGACGATTCCACAGCCTCGTGCGAGTTGTCCATCGTCGAACGTGTTCAGGATTTCTGATGGTGTGAATCTCATTTTGTACAGGCGGTCACGTAGCAGTGAAAGTGGGTGTCGTCCCAGTGTTAGACCGATGTGCCGGTAGTCTGCGACGATGTCTTCACCCTCGGTCGGAGCTGCCAACTCGAGCATAGGCTCGGCAATTCCTGCTTCCTTCAATAGTCCCTTATCCGGAACGCTGGCTGCGGCATTCCACATGGCTGTGCGACGATTGCCAGTAAGTGATGCCAGTGCATTTGCCGAAGCGAGTGCTTTCATGTTCTCTTTGGTGAGGTCTGCCCGCATTGCTAAATCACGGGTGCTCTCGAACTGCCTTGCTGCACGTGCTTCCTCAATCCGGAACGCCGCTTCCCGCTCCATACCTTTTATACTGTTTAGTCCTAATCGTACAGCGGGCAATCGATGACTGGACGGCTCCAAAGAAGCCTCCCAGCTGCTTGTACAGACGTCGATAGGACGTACCTCAACGCGATGGCGTCGGGCGTCCTGTACTAGTGATGAAGGGCTGTAGAATCCCATCGGCTGACTGTTAAGAAGAGCTGCTAGGAACTCGGCTGGATGATGGCACTTCAACCAGCTGCTTGCGTAAGCCAGCAAGGCAAACGAATGTGCATGAGACTCAGGAAAGCCATACTCCGCAAAGCCACGTATCTGGCCCACAATCGATTTGGCAAATTCGGTGGTGTATCCACGTTCCGCCATACCGGCCATGAGCTTGTCTTCGAACTGCTCCAGACCTCCTTTGCGTTTCCACGCAGCCATCGCGCGGCGAAGACGGTCTGCCTCACCTGGCGAGAAACCTGATGCAATCATCGCTATGGACATCACTTGTTCTTGGAAAATCGGAATGCCCAAGGTACGGCTCAACACCGATTCGAGTTGAGGCGGATAGTCCACTGGGTCCTCGCCACGGCGCCGACGAAGAAATGGATGAATCATTCCACCTTGGATAGGACCAGGACGAATAATGGCTACCTCAATCACAAGGTCGTAGAACTCCCTGGGCTGCATCCTCGGTAGCATCGACATCTGAGCGCGGGATTCGATTTGGAAGACACCAACGGTATCGGCCTTCGAAATCATGGCGTAGGTTGCAGGGTCTTCATGCGGGATGTCACTCAGTTCAAATCGTTCACCTCTCTGCTGAGAAATGAGTTCGAGCGCGCGGGACATGCATGAGAGCATACCCAATGCCAAGACATCAATTTTCAAAAGTCCGACTGCATCGATGTCGTCTTTGTCCCATTGAATTACGGTACGGTTGGGCATAGCCGCATTTTCAATCGGGACCAGACGTGACAACGGGCCTCGTGAAATTACGAAACCACCTGGATGCTGTGACAGATGGCGTGGGAAGCGCATCATCCGGTCGGCAATCTGCCCCCACTGGTCGGCAACGAGAGAGTTCGGTTCGAATCCGCATGTCAGCAGTCGTTGCTGAAGGTCAGATTGCCCACCCCAGCCGTGACTGGCCTTCGACACCTTATCAACAACCGACAGGTCTACACCCAAGGCTCGGCCAACATCGCGAATGACGCTGCGTGGGCGATAGCAGATGACCACGGCTGTGAGTGCTGCTCTAACCCGGCCATATTTTTCGTAGATGTACTGAATGACTTCTTCCCGACGCTGATGCTCAAAGTCCACATCGATGTCAGGAGGCTCGTTACGTTCACGCGAGATGAATCGCTCAAAGAGTAGTGTTCCGCGCGATGGGTCAACTTCTGTAATACCCAGGCAGTAGCAGACAGCAGAGTTTGCAGCGGAGCCGCGTCCTTGGCAAAGAATTTTTTGAGACCTTGCAAATCGAACGATGTCGTAGACCGTTAGGAAGTACGGTTCATATTCCATTTCACCGATAAGAGCTAGCTCGTATTCAAGCTGGTCCTGTACGTTTTCTGGAATGGCTTGTGGGTAGCGCCAGTGCGCCCCGATGTAGGCTTGTTCTCGAAGATAAGCTTTGGGTGTCTTCCCTTCAGGTGCAATCTCACCAGGGTATTCATACCGCAGTTCATCGAGAGAGAAGGAGCACTGCTGCGCGACGCGGATAGTTTCGTCTAATGCAGAACGTGGATAGAGAATGCCTAGCCGAAGGCGAGAGCGTAGATGTGCTTCAGCATTCGACGCGAGACCATAGCCGCATTGGGCAATTGGCTTTTTCAAACGAATGGCAGTCATTGTGTCCTGCACTTCTTTCATCGACCTGCGATGCATCATCACATCCCCCGTTGCGACGAGGGGAAGACTAAATTCTTCTGATATCGCTTCGACCATTGCGCGATGCTTGTCATCCTCCGCGCGATAGTGAAGCGTCAGAGCCACACGTGCTCGACCAGGTGCGCATCTAACAAGCCATTCGGCTTGCCGCGCGACATCATCAAAATCGGCGTTGTATGTGGGGCATAGAATAAGTTGGCAGTCTGGTAGACCTCTTAGATGTGCGTACGTAGCCACCGGGGTAGCGATGTCCCTCGGGTGTACCAAATACTGTCCTTTATCTGCCCGACGCCGCGCATCCGTGATTAACTCACTTAGATTGCCATAGCCATTTCGGTTCATAGCCAAGATGAGCAGTGTGAACGAAGGAGAGCCGTCTTCCGGCGTTACCACCATCTGGCTGCCAATAATCAGATGAAGCCCAATCTCTTTGGCTTCGACGTGTGCCTTCACTACACCCGCGAGTGAGCACTCATCTGTAATGGCCAGCGCACTGTATCCGAGTTCCGCCGCTCGCTGAACTAGAAGCTCAGGCGGAGAGGCGCCTCTCAGAAATGAAAAGTGGCTTACGCATTGGAGTTCAGCATAGTCGGGTAGCGTGAGTTCCGACTTAGTCTTTTGCTCGTCCATCAGAATTTCCCGTGCAAGTACCAGGCGCCACCAGGCACTCGCTCCAGATAAATCCAGTAGCACGACGCATCTGAGGCTTGCGCAATATAGTAGTCACGCGCGGCTGTTTGGCCGTTCCACCAATGTCCTTCAATGCGCTCGGGCCCTTTAATTATCTTTAACGGCGAACCATAGAATGGACGGTCGTCCCGGACCAGTAGCTTATGCGGCTCGTCCAGCAACCAGAATGGGCGCTCAAACGCCTTGACGTCTTCCGTCAATTTTATAGGAGTCTGGCTTATCGGAATCCACGCGTTAGAGGCTTCTGGCACGTGGTCTGGGGTCTCCACAGCTACCAGCACGTTTTCAGGTCCCAAACGGGCGCTAAGCAGCTCCATGAGGCGCTTTCGGTCAGCCGGACTTCCTCCAGGTTCGGGAAATAGGTCGTCAGTCAGCGGAACCATGGCTGCCAAGAGTCGCACTTCAAGGCGAACCCCGATTACCGGCGCCGTCAATTCAACGCGAGGTAATCGTTCTTTGAGGAGTCGACTCATGTGGTCGATACGCCAGGCTGGTTCCCCCAAACGAATCTCGACTTCAGTCGCGGGAATGGCTTCTCGACCGCGTTCGTGTTCCAGCATGAACGCGAAAGTATTCACCGCCTGCTGGCGAGCTACCAGCCAACCAACGAATTGTTCCAGCAACCCTGTCGCACCGTCCAGTAAAGCCTCTGCATGCTCAACCCTGTCGAATGTTTCGATACGAGCACTGAAGGTCTCAGGAATGGCAATCCATTGAAACATTTCGGGGGCCAGCCCATAGGCGAGGTCCAATTCCTCGAGGACCTGCTTACTCATCCTGCGCTGTACACCTTGGCGGGGAGGCGACGTAAGGCGGCGAGGTCGGTAGCGCCGATGCCCGCTAGCCATTCCAGATGAGGTACAGCAGCGGGCAAGTAATCACATGGGATGCGGTCCAGCTGCCGCTCCAGCGAAGCCATCTTCACAGTTCGACGTAGCAAGGCCAAGCGTCTTGATAGTGGCAGACGAGCTAGCAGCCAAGCGCCCAACGCAGTAGGCCCGGTTCCAAGTCGAACGGTTACGCCTACAGCTTGCGTGCTTGCTCGAATCCTTCTACCTATCGCCGCACGCCCCCGAAAAAGTCCTAGACTTGCGGTGACGTCCAGCACAATACTTGAGTCGCCAGCGTGCGCCACTTCCGGCGTGAACTGAAGCAGTGCCAAAGCGATGGCATTGCGAGTTATTTCCTCACGCTGAAGGTCTCGCTCTAACACGACGGTTGACGGCGCCACTGCGGATACTCCGCCTGGCCGCATACCGACACGAACCCCTAACGCATAGGCTTCACGCGATACCGAAATGACTTTCCCTTTTTCGACAACGACGTAAGGCGCCGGGTCACACCAACGCGGCCTGACGGACTCGAGTGGTAGGAGTGGGAGATGAACGCTTAACCAGTACCGCATTTTGCTCATCCAGGAATCGTTGACGTGCTGGCATTTTGGCCAGTGGAATAATTAGTGGTTGGTCGTGATGCGGGCCACGTCGCTTAATAACTTCTGCTGATATTCCGCCTGCCGACGGTCGTAGTGCTATTCGAAGTGGCGCAGGAGAGGCATCAGCAGCGGCGCTTAAGGGGCGTAAAAGCCAAAATGTTGTGTCCGTTGATTGCGCTGCTAGATTCAGTCGACGAAGGGCTTCATTGCGTATGTTCTTCTGCCAGAGTAAAACCGCTCCAAAACCCCCATTCCGTAGAATTTGCTCAGTCGACCATAGGGCATTCGCCGTCGTGGGGGCACGAATCCAAAGAAGATTTGGGCAGTGCAATCCCAGGAATTTGCATGCGGCCGAGTTGGGGCGATGAGGGGGCTCAATAAACGCGACATAACGGCTTTTGGATAAATTTGCGAGAGCCGGGCGCAGCAGGTGCATTTCT from Duganella dendranthematis encodes:
- a CDS encoding HEPN domain-containing protein, with protein sequence MEVQGRLTASLLDHPTAYLIRVKVSAREDSKALEIADGLFEQFERIIRFITAQPKTSLDVGILNYSGLSRNSAFVFTDEWSAASTQRKGATQPLPIDNDYLIKHQNGFDTIWSMLGSASPSEMGKRVLLAIDWIGESYAENVQSSAFIKAAIALEILFNEQSDFLTKGIAAQISESVALLLGQGVDEKMAIEKDVRRLYGIRSGIAHAGKSDISSGDLTLLQKLARQSVIRMITKVPFKDAHKASEITTLFKKLKYGWVLPQ
- a CDS encoding S8 family peptidase; this encodes MIDVSASLGLPLALPVSSEFASNSEALNLINCSSAWAAGHFGKGVTVAILDAGIAPHPLISGKVIGSFDAIVGDGTFSYDPGYHPDHALGVASIVSGCHSVASAERLIAGVAPEAKLLNIRCTGNARYSDSEVMRRGILWAVSAGAKVIIIPVNGPDNFVAPLVMDALSHAKNNGVVSIIIGGNFHTWGGTAYALAAKHRLGLAVGNYDVKGGCPFPESNVPGEILFPWVMANSSGVFPTYKMTAEQFDNGGSSFAGPYVAGLAALIFEKHPTASPDEVVDRITSGARLL
- a CDS encoding SOS response-associated peptidase family protein, with protein sequence MCVNYITVSRQMAFDWFRTPIEVNDDWREEIYRDYQAPFIIHDEKGERKGLLGTYAFVPQAHRPYKKLTEEEQAKYARAVEKAKAQGKEPPEPPRIRMDTMNARFEEVTGKVNYKRFWLQQQLCIVPALAVFEPNWETGEHERWAIEMENGEPFGLPGMWRTWEEKDGTIKNSFTHFTLNANEHPLLKRFHADEEKRGVAILRPEDYDDWLSSTNPEFARALVQLYPAELMHARPAPKTAKAVEADDTTNPRSPQRQVDLFE
- a CDS encoding error-prone DNA polymerase yields the protein MDEQKTKSELTLPDYAELQCVSHFSFLRGASPPELLVQRAAELGYSALAITDECSLAGVVKAHVEAKEIGLHLIIGSQMVVTPEDGSPSFTLLILAMNRNGYGNLSELITDARRRADKGQYLVHPRDIATPVATYAHLRGLPDCQLILCPTYNADFDDVARQAEWLVRCAPGRARVALTLHYRAEDDKHRAMVEAISEEFSLPLVATGDVMMHRRSMKEVQDTMTAIRLKKPIAQCGYGLASNAEAHLRSRLRLGILYPRSALDETIRVAQQCSFSLDELRYEYPGEIAPEGKTPKAYLREQAYIGAHWRYPQAIPENVQDQLEYELALIGEMEYEPYFLTVYDIVRFARSQKILCQGRGSAANSAVCYCLGITEVDPSRGTLLFERFISRERNEPPDIDVDFEHQRREEVIQYIYEKYGRVRAALTAVVICYRPRSVIRDVGRALGVDLSVVDKVSKASHGWGGQSDLQQRLLTCGFEPNSLVADQWGQIADRMMRFPRHLSQHPGGFVISRGPLSRLVPIENAAMPNRTVIQWDKDDIDAVGLLKIDVLALGMLSCMSRALELISQQRGERFELSDIPHEDPATYAMISKADTVGVFQIESRAQMSMLPRMQPREFYDLVIEVAIIRPGPIQGGMIHPFLRRRRGEDPVDYPPQLESVLSRTLGIPIFQEQVMSIAMIASGFSPGEADRLRRAMAAWKRKGGLEQFEDKLMAGMAERGYTTEFAKSIVGQIRGFAEYGFPESHAHSFALLAYASSWLKCHHPAEFLAALLNSQPMGFYSPSSLVQDARRHRVEVRPIDVCTSSWEASLEPSSHRLPAVRLGLNSIKGMEREAAFRIEEARAARQFESTRDLAMRADLTKENMKALASANALASLTGNRRTAMWNAAASVPDKGLLKEAGIAEPMLELAAPTEGEDIVADYRHIGLTLGRHPLSLLRDRLYKMRFTPSEILNTFDDGQLARGCGIVTVRQRPETANGVIFLTLEDEFGTINIIVWPSLVDQQRRELMTSQLLGVYGIWQSKQGVRNLIAKRLVDCSHLLGELETRSRNFH
- a CDS encoding Y-family DNA polymerase, which codes for MSKMRYWLSVHLPLLPLESVRPRWCDPAPYVVVEKGKVISVSREAYALGVRVGMRPGGVSAVAPSTVVLERDLQREEITRNAIALALLQFTPEVAHAGDSSIVLDVTASLGLFRGRAAIGRRIRASTQAVGVTVRLGTGPTALGAWLLARLPLSRRLALLRRTVKMASLERQLDRIPCDYLPAAVPHLEWLAGIGATDLAALRRLPAKVYSAG
- the imuA gene encoding translesion DNA synthesis-associated protein ImuA, encoding MIAPPLTTSSEEQRIAEATLRQHIWRADELSRSRTLSSPSGYECLDAELPEGGWPQSTLVELLLQQPGIGEMHLLRPALANLSKSRYVAFIEPPHRPNSAACKFLGLHCPNLLWIRAPTTANALWSTEQILRNGGFGAVLLWQKNIRNEALRRLNLAAQSTDTTFWLLRPLSAAADASPAPLRIALRPSAGGISAEVIKRRGPHHDQPLIIPLAKMPARQRFLDEQNAVLVKRSSPTPTTRVRQAALV